The genomic region acatactgggagccagtgtaatgaagctaaaataggagtaatgtggtcatatttctttgttctggttaaaagcctggcagctgagttctggacactctggagtcgatcaatagatttttgggttaaacaggtgaaaaggctgttgcaataatccaggcgtgatgagatgaaggcatgtaaaatggtctcggtgtccttaaaagttaacatagatcgaatttttactatatttctaagttgataaaaacatgattgaacaagctttgtggtgtgctgctcgaaatttaaattactatcaaaccaaacaccaaagttctttgccacaggcttaatgtgatttactagggaaccagcaggtAGAACTATGTGTGCTCTGTGAGGCTAGCCACATTTTGCAATAGACCTCACAGGAAATACAGCTTAGTCATTTCAGTCCAACGTCACCAAAAATGTAAGCCTAGCtatattaaacacacacacagaaaatcgagaaaaaaaaaaggctaaacaggaaacacaaaataaatacaactatGAAGGCACGTTTGGCCTAGACCTATATAGCCTACTTGTGGTTCTATGGTGGGGGGCTAGTGTATTCCACTACCCATTTGACAGAAATATCTGTTGAAGCGCATCAGGAGAAGGCGCTGAAAGCCTTCATCACCAAGACAGGTTGCGTTTTGGGGTAAGCACAAGATTCCCAAGACTGAAAAGTCTTTCTACTGGTGCACTGGATGGTGTTGGGGCATAGTAGTAGTGGAGcgtcatttttatttaacatcttGGAAACTTGTGCAGGCTTGGAAATGAGACTTTACCTCTGTTTCcatttacatacagtatctcacaaaagtgagtacacccctcacattattgtaaatatttgattatatcttttcatgtgaaaacactgaagaaatgacactttgctacaatgtaaagtagtgagtgtacagcttctataacagtgtaaatttgctgtcccctcaaaataacacatcacacagcaacacattctcatctcaatgcgtcataactgacgctttcagacagcgtgacaaagcgtaaggattttacgctaaaggtacccttcagcatccgtatgaaacgcccccgtttgctacgttgcagcaacacaagggaggctaaccctaccgtTAGCAAATCGGCCGTGAGGCATAAAGTctgtgacttaggtttaggtttcatttctgatggttgtggtaagggtaggggcttcagggggctgtcaacaccttttaTCACGAATGTAGCTAGCTACcgctagctaactagcacttccggtctgtacgggaCGCCCTAGAGCATCTCATACAGACGCTTCCGGAAGCGTCTTATAGAGACTCACCGGTGCAAATTAACTTTCtttatggattcttcttttcaacacaGTCTTAACAAGAACATGGTAACAGAACTACTCAAATTGAAGTGGCGAGAActactaagtaacttaacaaagattatttaattgtacaaagtaatattttctcacttttgttgccagcggttgcCAGATACTGAAGGTGCATCAGCCATGGCACTGGGCAGTgcatcaaattaaaataaatcctcCTTGTTGGAGGTGACAGCAGCAGGTTGAGGGGCATCAGGCATCAGGGCTGCATGCTCTTCTGTTGTAGAGAGCGGCACTTTGTCATGACGAGGCACTTGATATGGTCTCTTCTGGCTTCTTCTTTTACCCTGCACAGCTTGAACGGCGGCCAGTAGAGCATCCTTGGACCAAATTGAGTTTTAATTGCTCCCACAATAACCTCAGGCAGCCATTTACAAATGGCCATTTTTCATTGCTACAGTGCCATTAGTGGCCATTAGAACCTCAAGCGTTGGTTGAAGTGTTCCATAAAAACAAGTGTCCTCACCTGTCGGATGTCAAGTGTGACTATGAAAGACGTCATAATGGAAAAGTATTCCTTGAGAAAGTGGTATTCCCTGTCATTCATACATTTAATTTGAAGCTGCGTTATTGATGTCAGTAAGGAGCATTTTTTTTGTGATCCGAGCATGGGCATCATAGACCTCTGTTGAATTATTttagagcattatagcctaaattgttatcattaattactagagcaatggtggtctacactgtcatcatttaaagtgttattttatagtgtaaagttaggatcacagtgttaaaactctgtATGTGCTcttttctgtatctaactgcccaggctcaacagtaacacgtgtgtgtgtgtgtgtgtgtgtgtgtgtgtgtgtgtgtgtgtgtgtgtgtgtgtgtgtgtgagcaagcaCAGTGGGATAGCAAGACAGCatcaaaaacacctgcaaaggaaaatgtagaagcagattttgtgaaaattgtattacaaaacatacatcaatatagtccatcacagtaagaatgtcctgtttctagtacggagcacaaacaacaccaggtTATGGATGAAATGGTATGATCAGTGGAGGGCAtgcaaaggacacagagaggaggagcaggcagtcagggactttcccaCCAAATGCTGAGGCACGTGAAAATCTTGGACTTTCCCTGAtccaggtgcagtaggaaagtgagccaagagatgatgtgaagccaagaaacaggaggtccaaaaggaggtgaaagtcagttgTCACATGATTTCATGTcaactcgggtctctgttctggtaacagaatgggactctattttgcaccgatctcagACACACTCCAGTGGAACTTTTGTATTGTAATTGgcgtctgtttttgttgataataaaaatgttggtaaaagttcaagctttctcacctggcccaagtcttgaattttttacACGATACCTCATTGTTTACAATTAGATTAAGTGTGGCGGGGAGGCAGTACACATAGCACACTACTACTACACAAGCACACTAGGAAGGTCTGTAAAGTCAACTTCGCCATTGCCCTCTACCTCCTCAGACTCAACATGCTGATATTCCTTGAACGCCTTCAAAGTTACTCCCGTTATCCATCACACATGCAGTGACTTTATCGTCGGTCAGTTCATTTTGAGAGAAAAAACGTCTTTCTAGCTCAGTTGCAATCTGTCGTATGTATGTCTACATCATTAACAAGCCATCGCAGCTTTCTTTCGTTTCAAGGTATCTGCGTCACCCCATGAACTTACGTTGTTGGCACTCCATATGTCTGCTGTTGCTGATACATACTGCTGGGCTTCGAACCAACCAGTGCATGCTGTGCTAAATCGGTTTAATTATATGTGGATAGAAGTAGGCGATATTCATTAACCTTTGTCGCTGTTTGTAATAATAACACAGCAGATAGCATCGGCATGGCCCAGTGACTAAAATACTGAACCATTCTGTGGCAACATTAGCTTACCTTGTCATTGCTGGTCTGGACGGGGATTTTGCTGACAAGCTTTCTAAAAACCAGCGATTCTACTGTTAAGTAGCATGTCTTCAACAACATACTCTGCTTCAAGCAGCATGGCAGGCCGAGAGACACTTacattttgtttgctttgtctTTCCCGCCCTCTCATCCTCAgctttctttctattttctgcACTTGCAGCTATCTCGGTTAGCTTAGTGTTAATGTGGCACTGCTCCAAATGTGTTTTAGCTGTTCTAGTGCACTATATCTAGTGCTAACTTAAGTTACTTAGTTCCCTCAGTGTCCCACAAGGATAGCACTTGACTATAATGTTCTTATCCTTGTCCTtgacaaacagaaaataatggGAGTATGTCCATCTGCAAATGTAGAATCAGTCTCTGCAGTCATCTGAACCATTGAATTCCAGCAACAGAAATAACGCTGCTCTTCACTAAcggatttttaaaaatctggtGATGAAATGTTTCGCGTTTGtgcattattaaaaaacaaaacacccctTGATGTCGGCTTAAAATGCGTTGTAGCACGTGTTACTAAGATTGTAATGGTAATATTACCAAAATTATATTAGTAATACGTTAaattactgcgttacagcagAAAGCAATACTTTACTGTAATTGCATTACATTTGTAGAGTGTTATTACCAACACTGCTCAGGAGTTAATGTAGCATGGTCTGAAAAGGTGAATTTCAGCAAGAAATCCATGGGTTTGAAAGGTTATCAGACACCAAATCACTCTACAACCGTTTATGATATCAAATTTTAGAACTCACTGTTAAGTTATTACAACAATTTTGATTGCATCTTCCAGTGGGACACTGGATTCCTCTCTCCCATCTCTCCCAGAGAAATGGGAGGGAGGAATTAAGACAACGTAAGAGAGGTAAATCAGTTGCCAGAGCTGCAGCTATCTGCAGATTTCTGAAGATGGAGTTTGAGGACAGGGCAGAGCTCTGCTTTCCACAACTCCTCAACACCTCCTGCAGGAAGCACACATCTTCTTGGTCTGAAGCTGTTCTTGTGAACATTGTGctgtcctccatctctctgctcACTGTGGCTCTCAACATGCTCGTCATCACCTCAGTGTCCCATTTCAGGCAGAGATTTACTTCTGCTTCGCTTGCATTTTCTGTAACTGTAAAATGTGAACAGCTACTGTAGATAGCATGTATAAGATGGGTTATCTTCTTACTGCTGCTAGAACTGAATAATGTTGCACCTAGACTTATACTCTGCCTTGCTGACTGTTACACTAAAGCTGAAATGTCTGACTTTAACAACAGAGTGTGGCTCATGTCCCATCTCCTACTAATAATTAACATTTGTTACTATCCACTGTGACCTTAACTTGGTGGTTGTAATTGTCTATACTTAACCATTGGGTAGTTATACATGTGCTAGATTAGAGAATTGTCAATCAAATGAGTTTTATTATGTTTGGAATAGTTGTTTAAGTTGTTGTGGCATTTAGATATGTGGACTTGTTGGGTTAAtacttttctctttccctccagGCAGCTCCACACACCCACCaacatcttcctcctctctctggctgtctCAGACTTTCTCGTGGGTCTCCTGTTCATGCCAGTAGAAATCCTAAAAAGATCCTGTTGGTTTCTTGGTGACCTCGTGTGTTCTTTGTATAATTGTGTGTCTTTCAGCACTACCTCTTCCTCAGTAGGAAACATGGTGCTCATCTCACTCGACCGCTATGTTGCTATTTGTGACCCTCTGCATTATACCACCAGAATCACTGAGAGAAGAGTTaaactctgtgtttgtctgtgttggttctgttctgttttctacAGCACTCTTCTTTTTAAGGATGACCTGACTCAACCAGGCAGGCATAATTCCTGTGACGGAAAGTGTGTTGTTGTCATTGACCAAATCGCAGGAGCAGTTGACCTTGTTTTGACCTTTATTGTTCCAGTTACTGTCATCATAGTTCTGTATATGAGAGTGTTTGTAGTGGCTGTGTCTCAGGCTCGTGCCATGCGCTCTCACATTACAGCTGTCACACAGCAGATTTCAAAGACtccaaagacaaaaaaatctgaGCTGAAAGCAGCCAGGACGCTTGGTGTTCTTGTAGTTGTGTTTCTAATATGTTTCTGCCCATATTATGGCTTGAGCCTTGCAGGGGACAGCTTGCTCAATGCTTCTACATCCTTTGGGAtctatctgttttattttaactcgTGTCTAAACCCTGTGATTTATGCCATGTTTTATCCCTGGTTTAGAAAATCAGTCAAACTCATTGTTACTCTTCAGATACTGCAGCCTGGCTCCTGTGAGGCCAACATACTGTAGAGAGACTGTGAAGTGACTGAAATTAGATCTGCTGAAAACAGGTTTTCCTTCCATCTGtctatatagtgtatatatatagtttattagaaaactCTGCATCGCTCTACTTGCCAAAGTAATGCAAGAATTACATaaattttaagatttttattatgattgttatgtactttctttttttttatttcagggcgctctttttcagcagttgccCCCAAACTGTGGAATGACTTACCTCCTCACATTAAAGTGGCGCCCAACCTCCACACCTTTAAATCTcgtttaaaaacatacttttattccctggcttttaattcACAATGAGAACTGCTGTGGTCTTCGTTGTCGCTGTCagtgttggtgttatttgttttgttttaattttatttatcatgagcATATTTTATcatctctgtaaagcactttggtaaccTTGATGTTTTCTaaattgtgctatataaataaagtggattggattggattcATTATTACTGGGTCATAAGAGGGGAATGTGGAACTGTATTCATGTACAAAAGATTGTGTTGAAAACCATGTGAATTTTCTATCCACTTGAAAATTATCAATACTTTTAGCTTCGGGCACATTTaacatatatgtgtatataaaaactgttatttatatacacatcTGTAAActcaaataaacctttttgatATAAAAATTTTGATTTACCTAAATTGAAAAATGCTTAATAATTGACCCAgtttaaacagtaaaaaaatctgaataaacagctcattgactgagaacGCTTTTTGTCTACAGGAGGTAtggatgggtatcgctactcaATAACTTTATGGTATCAAGTAGCCATATTGCTGCAAGAAATgactatttgtatttgtatgccTGCACCATGAACTGTATAAAAAGTCCATGGCTGATTTTAACAGCTGCTCACCTTCATCTGCGCtctcaggcatgttcgtcactgttgcatGTTTATCACCCCAAGCTTGGCATTCTGTtcgtttcatcttctggtatcatttaacacttctgaccatttttatttgctattcagatcacttgtcactgatcgcTTGCTCCATCACATTCATTAAACGgttttgtggcgcagcagcaatcagctgattttactcagactgcagctgcggctgcttcaggtgtagttggtttgatcaGCTGGACTTGCAGCCTCTCTACCTCTGTCTGTGAGTCTTCAGTGTATTtaaagtgacttgtttaaacagactccatTCTCATTTTATACTTGTTTCCAGTGTTGGGGTAGTTACTCAAAAAAGGTAATGGATTACACattactaattacttttttttttaaagtaatgccttactttactagattactCACTGTTGAAAGTAACATGGGCAAGAGTCTGAATACTGTCAGAATACCTGTTCCTCCTCAGAGTCAGCACAAGACCGCCCAGGCTAAAGAGCCTCGCCACAGGTGCATTAGAGGGTATCGCTGTCCTTTTGCTAAACTAATGTGAAGTAACGAGAATACATCCACCACTCGAAAGACGTCTTTAGCAGCTCTGCCATTTCTGCGTGTTACAAAAACGCACACAAAAAGGGACGTCTGATTTATGTTTCTCTTCTCCCGTTATGTAGTAGTATGCCAGTAACGTGATGATTGTTATTAGTAAGTACTAAGGCTggccccaaatagtcgaagatttgatgttTCAATGCTCAGAGCCTGATTCGGCTGTTACTCTCTGTCGAAGCTTTGCaatgaaacaaggatcatgccattttggtgatatggggctgctcaacatctgattttacatagatctaccagttttctcccaataagttaatgtCCAGCcaattacaataaacatttcaacgtttaatgctgtaaataaacatgtaaaaagaataaaactttcagtaattgtttttaaagtgcgaaaataaatccaaaactgtaaccctaaccctgggtcgtcagtgcgcatgtgtaggcgtagcgtgtatgttgtccgcacctcgcatacattactgcgttacagacaaaagtaatttGATTACAGTAACATGTTGGCTATGTGTAACTTTGTAATGCGTTACCCCCAACACTGCTTATTAGTCGTTTTTGGAGGTTTGAGACTcaccaaaaaaggaaaaagcacttgcagagatctttcaattcagtttattgattgaaacttaacaaaataatttcccaTTGTTTAGACTACTTTCAACACACATATCAAAAAATTGCCTGAAATtagtttcccacaacttattgtggcagacagacagacaggatttCTGTCTGCTTCTGGTCAATGTCAGAAGTTGGTAATGGCGCACAGGATCACACCCACCCACACTACTTTGAGTGACTTAATCTAAACTATTGATattatgattatttttaatattattatataattattatttaaaatattaaatatgtacATTTAGTTATAAATACATTCTATTTGGTGGTTGTACCTGCATTTGTATTTGAGCATTAAAGCCATGGTGGAAGTCAGTCATGGACTTCAGCCACAGTCACTGAGGAACACTGCATGGTTAGGGACAGGCTGCTGAGTTGAGTCAGCAAGTCACGAAGGAAGCAGGAGAATTTGATGACCACCCCATCCTTCATAATATGGAGAAACTCCTCGGGCCTTTGCCCTTTGTGTTTCACTCCCAGCTCCTTCGGGTGACTGCCTGACAAGATAAATGCAAAGAATGTAATTagtataaaataacatttaacgAAAAAATTATCATTAAAAGGAATGAATACCCACTTCTACTACGTTGAACTAACACACTTCTCCTGTACATAACTGTTTTTTCCTACATGTACTAGTCTACCTGCTCTAGGTGGTAGAGCAAAGAGGTCATGGGGATGTTTATGGTGTAATTAGCTCTGCTAGGTAGGATTGTGCAAGTCTTATAGCAGAAAGTCTAAAATTCATCTGCACCTTGTAGCCAGTGTAGAAAGGCAACGATGGTGTTATATAGTCAGATTGAAGACGTTGGCCTTCTACTTGTTGCCTGATACACTCCCCAGTGGGAGTGTACCTCAGGCTGAGGCAGTGGCTGCATCCCTGTCGATGCAAACTCAGGCCAAACAGAGGAACCCTGCTATGTGCCAAACACTGGCTAAAACATAGCCTACCAAATAAAGGCTGGTAAAATTTAAATCACTTATAGCTACAACTATACTTAATGGCTCTGTTGGCTAGCCACATTTTGCAAGAATACGAAATAATGTACAAGGGCttgtgtggacccaaatgcaacgctcAAGGTTAACAGGTTTTATTTGGGGAAAGAAGGagttgagggactggagttaagggagaggtggatgccggggaaacgcaggcacggggaaccgaggagactgagaccaGAGAGCTGAGGAACACTAGGGGCCAAGGAAAAGAGGAAGCACGGGAGAACTGGTCAgggggttggtggaggagtgtgaTGGCAGGCTGAATGGGGAGGCACAAGGGAGAgccgggaggacgccgtgggggaagtccgagggGAGGGGGAAGGTGAGCGAGCCCAGCCGACTTGACAGAGGACGATGGTGAGTGCacctggggagagacagacaaacagggttAATGACTCCGGAAAAGCCAAGAACAGTGAGAcagagtggagggagagagagagagagagagcacacatgggggaggagacacagggaggcaggcagagtacagagaaaaaaaacagggaaaacagaatcagacAAAAAACGAGAaataaccaggacactcacagtcagccgggctgccaccacaacagcttGGGCCTATTAGACCTGAAAAAATATGACTTACTCATTGCAGTCCAACTTCACAAAAAAATGTAAGCTTGGCTATATTAAACATAGACACAGaaaattgaaaataaacaaataaagtctaaactgaaaacacaaaataaatagaaCTATGAAGGCACGTTTGGCCTAGACATATATAGCTTACTTGTAGTTCTATTCcatataggcttcgccctctaaggctatcgttGGTAGGTTTACCCCTACCCGCGCCTTCAGTACTGAGAAAAGTTGTCTACGGccagctgtctaaagagcaaagATTTCTTACTAGCGAAGAAGAATCCATGTCTTTCTCCTTGACAGTGAGAGCGGGGCGGGACGCTGCCATGTCCGTCCGGCTGTGTGGCATCTGCGAGACGGGCTTCATTGTGCCGGGGGACCTCCATCCTTGATGCGAGGTTTGCCTCGGTCTGGAGCACGCCGGCTGAGCGCTCACCCCTGGCTCACGCTGCCCGTACTGCTCACTCCTCTCCCCCGAGGAGTTGTAATGCCGGATGGATAATTTTGCCGTTCAAGATGAGGAGGTGTAGTAACCCACACAATCTCTGGACGAAGCCATAGGAAAGCTGTTGCCGGATGACCAGGAGTCGGATGACTCCGCTTTCTCCAACCACAGGTCTCCCAGCGGCTCCCCGCTTCCCCCGTTCAGATCTTCGGTGGACGCTGGCCTTCAAGGGGGTGATTACAGCCTCGAGATGGCTCCCTCTGGCGATATCTCAATACCGCTCTCCGCCGCCATCTCCATGCCATCCATTGGAGGCCTCGTCAGAGAGCTCCCCGCCATCATCCAGCGGGCTTCTGTCTGCTGTCATCTGCTTGTTCCCCCGGCCCAAGAGTTTGCTCCACCGGCTCAGCTCCCTATGTCGTTCCCCGACCTCCAGCTCCGCCGGCGTCTGCTCCCCTGGCTCAGTGTCACCCTCCCAAGGTGCCCGGGGTAGCCTGCTCATGGTGCAACCCCCCGGTGCAGCTTCGCCGCACTGGGAAGCGCCAATGACATTCTAGGGGGGAAATGTGTGCCTAATGTTCTTGTTCTGCTTGCACTTTtattcaaaacacaaacatagccATAAAAAGCTTTTTCCTGGGCCTGCCACCGTCTCTGAGTCAGTGGCCGCCTTCTCACACATTTCCTCCACACTAGACGGACCATCTGCAGCTGGCCGGATGGCCTTCATGCAGCCCGGCTCCAATGCCACAAGCAGACCTCTCCCTCCCTGGcctgcctctgcctctgcctctgcgTCTGAGCATGGAAATCGCCGCCCGCCAGCCCCACCCGTGGCCGGCGTCCCCGCCCTTTTGAGGTGGGCCCCCAATGGGTCAGCGGCAGGGTCAGCAGAGTGGCTTCTCTTCACAGCCACTACTCAGAGTGGCTCGCATCCTGCTcgatggacagatggatggacagtCTAATGCTATTTCTAGTAACGTGTGTGTGACTGGAGGATGTAGTACCCATAttgtccagtagagggcggagcctgtgtgagatagaacataAGTTACTTGGTTCCCTCAGTGTCGCACATAGATTGCACTTGACTATAATGTTCTTATCCTTGTCTctgacaaacagaaaataatggGAGCATGTCCATCTGCAAATGTAGAATCAGTCTCTGCAGTCATCTGAACCATTGAATTCCAGCAACGGAAataacgaaggttacgatatggtaaccctagttctgtaagcacaggtggagccctctactggactctatgggtactacctcctccaatcacacgcacgcacttgcccactgaaattttatcgtgcacgtagccgatcaataggacgtcgctaccgatacgtgcgtgacgtataaatagcagtatCACTACTGCCTTAGCATCCtaccgcctcttcagcagacggcgtcggagcggcagggctcatcagtagagggctccgcctgtgcttatagaacgagggttaccatatcgtaaccttcgttctatctcacgcaggctccgccctctactggactctatgggtacagtgggtacCCCACACCAACCCGGTCGGCCACAGGCTGGcaaagccccgaccaccacttcacctagtgacagaaggTGACAATagggggcttggcctgaccattaacacctggactgccctgacttctcactggaacgtcaggcactgccagtgtatgttcccccctacacccagtagtcaccagatcatCACTTTTCAGATGctaggtcgcacttgcgagctggatcccgagaaggagcccaacatatccaagagatagaaacgcacaaacgggcacagt from Micropterus dolomieu isolate WLL.071019.BEF.003 ecotype Adirondacks unplaced genomic scaffold, ASM2129224v1 scaffold_352, whole genome shotgun sequence harbors:
- the LOC123967407 gene encoding trace amine-associated receptor 13c-like, producing the protein MEFEDRAELCFPQLLNTSCRKHTSSWSEAVLVNIVLSSISLLTVALNMLVITSVSHFRQLHTPTNIFLLSLAVSDFLVGLLFMPVEILKRSCWFLGDLVCSLYNCVSFSTTSSSVGNMVLISLDRYVAICDPLHYTTRITERRVKLCVCLCWFCSVFYSTLLFKDDLTQPGRHNSCDGKCVVVIDQIAGAVDLVLTFIVPVTVIIVLYMRVFVVAVSQARAMRSHITAVTQQISKTPKTKKSELKAARTLGVLVVVFLICFCPYYGLSLAGDSLLNASTSFGIYLFYFNSCLNPVIYAMFYPWFRKSVKLIVTLQILQPGSCEANIL